From Bufo gargarizans isolate SCDJY-AF-19 chromosome 10, ASM1485885v1, whole genome shotgun sequence, the proteins below share one genomic window:
- the LOC122920881 gene encoding alpha-1,6-mannosyl-glycoprotein 4-beta-N-acetylglucosaminyltransferase-like isoform X1 encodes MRRSHVWKVLCAVCFGLCLAVTVLRGPADVQCPDPSNPYLQRREVEDNRLFDVNRDALQSLDIPYKYLLGSQSGTKRFLSIGISSVKRKKESYLLDTIQSIFIHSSQSERDELVVVIYLANTKYTDNQDTAEEIKKHFAAEIAAGHLMVISSYINAYPPLDGLKRNYNDHPERVRFRSKQNVDYAFLVNFCANMSQYYLMLEDDVTSSRNFLSSIRKYIEQYTSPWTTITFSNLGYIGKLYHNEDLPKLTRFLLLFYDEMPCDWLLDLFYRSKAQGGIIRYKPSLFQHIGTFSSFQGTYNKLKDKDFVEVVNPFGDQPLASCFTDIKVYKDNTPDNICSPGPSFFWGIEIDSGKYFTMVFQKPIDIQKIAIITGTPEHPKDTLKLGNVQIGRQKEQKGETCKTFTNIGQFGNGTFVLENIDHATGALIDCLKIQVSAPQADWLLIQKVGIWVRKEKIQNGTSSHDVSVSRHR; translated from the exons ATGAGAAGGTCCCATGTTTGGAAAGTTCTATGTGCAGTGTGTTTTGGCCTGTGCCTGGCGGTCACGGTCCTCCGCGGTCCCGCTGACGTCCAGTGTCCGGACCCATCGAACCCCTACCTCCAG AGAAGAGAAGTAGAGGACAACCGCTTGTTCGATGTGAACCGGGACGCTCTGCAAAGTCTTGACATCCCCTACAAATATCTGCTGGGTTCTCAGTCTGGAACAAAAA GATTCCTATCCATTGGTATATCTTCTgtgaagagaaagaaagaaagttaCCTGCTGGACACAATCCAGTCAATCTTCATCCACAGCAGCCAGAGCGAGCGGGATGAATTGGTGGTGGTCATCTACCTGGCGAACACAAAGTACACCGATAACCAGGACACCGCAGAGGAAATAAAGAAGCATTTTGCTGCAGAGATTGCTGCGGGTCATCTGATGGTCATCAGCAGCTACATCAATGCCTACCCGCCTCTGGACGGCTTAAAGAGAAACTATAATGACCATCCTGAAAGAGTGAGGTTTCGCTCCAAGCAGAATGTGGACTATGCCTTCCTAGTCAACTTTTGTGCCAACATGTCTCAGTATTATCTTATGTTAGAGGACGATGTGACTTCTTCTAGGAACTTCCTTTCCTCAATTAGGAAATATATCGAGCAGTACACCTCCCCATGGACTACTATAACCTTTTCTAACTTGGGATACATCGGAAAGCTGTACCACAACGAGGACCTTCCAAAACTGACCCGCTTCTTGCTCCTCTTCTACGACGAGATGCCATGCGATTGGCTTCTAGACCTGTTTTACCGATCCAAAGCTCAAGGGGGCATTATCCGATACAAACCGTCTCTCTTCCAACATATAGGAACATTTTCCTCGTTTCAGGGAACATACAATAAACTGAAAGACAAAGACTTTGTAGAAGTTGTGAATCCATTCGGCGACCAACCTCTGGCCTCTTGCTTCACGGATATTAAGGTCTACAAAGATAACACTCCAGATAACATTTGTTCTCCGGGTCCCAGCTTCTTCTGGGGAATTGAAATCGACTCTGGCAAATATTTCACAATGGTTTTTCAAAAACCAATTGACATTCAAAAAATTGCCATAATCACCGGGACTCCAGAACATCCCAAGGATACGCTGAAATTGGGTAATGTTCAGATAGGACGACAAAAGGAGCAGAAAGGAGAAACCTGCAAAACCTTTACAAACATTGGCCAGTTTGGAAATGGAACATTTGTACTTGAAAATATAGACCACGCTACAGGAGCATTGATAGACTGCCTTAAAATTCAGGTTTCTGCTCCCCAGGCTGACTGGCTATTGATACAAAAAGTAGGTATTTGGGTCAGGAAGGAGAAGATACAGAATGGCACCTCGTCTCATGATGTTTCGGTCTCTAG GCATCGATGA
- the LOC122920881 gene encoding alpha-1,3-mannosyl-glycoprotein 4-beta-N-acetylglucosaminyltransferase C-like isoform X2, whose product MRRSHVWKVLCAVCFGLCLAVTVLRGPADVQCPDPSNPYLQRREVEDNRLFDVNRDALQSLDIPYKYLLGSQSGTKRFLSIGISSVKRKKESYLLDTIQSIFIHSSQSERDELVVVIYLANTKYTDNQDTAEEIKKHFAAEIAAGHLMVISSYINAYPPLDGLKRNYNDHPERVRFRSKQNVDYAFLVNFCANMSQYYLMLEDDVTSSRNFLSSIRKYIEQYTSPWTTITFSNLGYIGKLYHNEDLPKLTRFLLLFYDEMPCDWLLDLFYRSKAQGGIIRYKPSLFQHIGTFSSFQGTYNKLKDKDFVEVVNPFGDQPLASCFTDIKVYKDNTPDNICSPGPSFFWGIEIDSGKYFTMVFQKPIDIQKIAIITGTPEHPKDTLKLGNVQIGRQKEQKGETCKTFTNIGQFGNGTFVLENIDHATGALIDCLKIQVSAPQADWLLIQKVGIWVRKEKIQNGTSSHDVSVSRV is encoded by the exons ATGAGAAGGTCCCATGTTTGGAAAGTTCTATGTGCAGTGTGTTTTGGCCTGTGCCTGGCGGTCACGGTCCTCCGCGGTCCCGCTGACGTCCAGTGTCCGGACCCATCGAACCCCTACCTCCAG AGAAGAGAAGTAGAGGACAACCGCTTGTTCGATGTGAACCGGGACGCTCTGCAAAGTCTTGACATCCCCTACAAATATCTGCTGGGTTCTCAGTCTGGAACAAAAA GATTCCTATCCATTGGTATATCTTCTgtgaagagaaagaaagaaagttaCCTGCTGGACACAATCCAGTCAATCTTCATCCACAGCAGCCAGAGCGAGCGGGATGAATTGGTGGTGGTCATCTACCTGGCGAACACAAAGTACACCGATAACCAGGACACCGCAGAGGAAATAAAGAAGCATTTTGCTGCAGAGATTGCTGCGGGTCATCTGATGGTCATCAGCAGCTACATCAATGCCTACCCGCCTCTGGACGGCTTAAAGAGAAACTATAATGACCATCCTGAAAGAGTGAGGTTTCGCTCCAAGCAGAATGTGGACTATGCCTTCCTAGTCAACTTTTGTGCCAACATGTCTCAGTATTATCTTATGTTAGAGGACGATGTGACTTCTTCTAGGAACTTCCTTTCCTCAATTAGGAAATATATCGAGCAGTACACCTCCCCATGGACTACTATAACCTTTTCTAACTTGGGATACATCGGAAAGCTGTACCACAACGAGGACCTTCCAAAACTGACCCGCTTCTTGCTCCTCTTCTACGACGAGATGCCATGCGATTGGCTTCTAGACCTGTTTTACCGATCCAAAGCTCAAGGGGGCATTATCCGATACAAACCGTCTCTCTTCCAACATATAGGAACATTTTCCTCGTTTCAGGGAACATACAATAAACTGAAAGACAAAGACTTTGTAGAAGTTGTGAATCCATTCGGCGACCAACCTCTGGCCTCTTGCTTCACGGATATTAAGGTCTACAAAGATAACACTCCAGATAACATTTGTTCTCCGGGTCCCAGCTTCTTCTGGGGAATTGAAATCGACTCTGGCAAATATTTCACAATGGTTTTTCAAAAACCAATTGACATTCAAAAAATTGCCATAATCACCGGGACTCCAGAACATCCCAAGGATACGCTGAAATTGGGTAATGTTCAGATAGGACGACAAAAGGAGCAGAAAGGAGAAACCTGCAAAACCTTTACAAACATTGGCCAGTTTGGAAATGGAACATTTGTACTTGAAAATATAGACCACGCTACAGGAGCATTGATAGACTGCCTTAAAATTCAGGTTTCTGCTCCCCAGGCTGACTGGCTATTGATACAAAAAGTAGGTATTTGGGTCAGGAAGGAGAAGATACAGAATGGCACCTCGTCTCATGATGTTTCGGTCTCTAG GGTCTGA